One genomic window of Anaerolineae bacterium includes the following:
- a CDS encoding 3-oxoadipate CoA-transferase subunit B — protein MTDYEYNPTELLICTAARMMPDKTTAFIGTGIPLLAAALAQRMHAPNLVPIFEFGGTGAILENIPIAVGEENTFHRAVAASGICDIVETAQRGFIEFGFLGGAQIDRFGNLNSTVIGDYHHPKVRLPGSGGANDVGSHCWKTIIIMRHDRKRFVEKVDFITTPGYLDGPGGRERAGLPPNTGPYRVVTNLAVLGFHPATKAMMLLATQPGITVDQVIAETGFELLLADTIEENPPPTAEELRILREEVDKDRFYI, from the coding sequence ATGACCGATTATGAGTATAATCCAACCGAATTGTTGATTTGCACGGCGGCGCGAATGATGCCGGATAAGACCACTGCCTTCATTGGCACCGGAATCCCTTTATTGGCAGCTGCTCTAGCGCAACGAATGCATGCGCCAAATCTGGTGCCGATCTTTGAGTTTGGCGGCACCGGGGCAATCCTGGAAAATATCCCGATCGCCGTTGGCGAGGAGAATACCTTTCACCGGGCAGTTGCGGCTTCGGGTATCTGTGATATTGTCGAAACTGCGCAGCGGGGCTTTATCGAGTTTGGCTTTCTTGGCGGAGCGCAAATCGACCGCTTTGGCAATTTGAACAGTACAGTAATTGGCGACTATCATCATCCCAAAGTTCGTTTGCCGGGTAGTGGTGGGGCAAACGATGTCGGCTCGCATTGTTGGAAAACGATCATCATTATGCGTCACGACCGCAAGCGATTTGTGGAAAAGGTGGATTTTATTACGACACCGGGCTATCTGGATGGGCCTGGTGGCAGGGAGCGGGCTGGGTTGCCACCGAACACAGGCCCTTATCGCGTGGTAACGAACCTGGCTGTATTGGGTTTTCATCCCGCAACCAAAGCAATGATGCTGCTGGCGACCCAACCGGGTATTACGGTGGATCAAGTGATTGCCGAGACGGGTTTCGAGTTGTTGTTAGCCGATACAATCGAAGAAAATCCACCTCCAACCGCTGAGGAATTACGCATCCTGCGTGAGGAAGTGGATAAAGACCGCTTTTATATTTAG
- a CDS encoding Ornithine cyclodeaminase — MNNLSLLYLSRQDVEKVALDLPTIIDLLEKAFREKGEGKVELPPKPGIHTRPNAFIHAMPAYIPSLHSAGIKWVSGYPDNPQKGLPYISGLLILNDEESGLPYAVMDCTWITAYRTGAASALSAKYLARPDSKTLGIIGCGVQGRTHTEAMTTLFPIERVYAFDILPSAQEKFIAEMQTKFPEIEFVPAKHPKEVVIQCEIVVTAGPILKNPSPTIEKDWLQPGAFATAVDFDSYWKGEALIQIDKFTTDDLAQMEYYRTIGYFKETPQPYADLGEIVAGKKPGRQSPTERSMAMNLGLAMDDMAVAPTIYQRALEMGLGVRLAL; from the coding sequence ATGAACAACTTATCTCTCTTATACCTCTCTCGTCAGGACGTTGAAAAAGTTGCCCTAGACCTCCCTACAATTATCGATTTGTTGGAAAAAGCCTTCCGTGAAAAAGGTGAAGGAAAAGTTGAATTGCCTCCCAAACCCGGCATTCACACCCGACCCAACGCCTTTATTCATGCTATGCCAGCCTATATCCCCTCACTTCACTCCGCAGGCATCAAATGGGTCAGCGGTTACCCGGATAATCCCCAAAAAGGACTTCCTTACATTTCTGGATTATTGATTCTAAACGATGAAGAAAGTGGTCTTCCTTATGCTGTGATGGACTGCACCTGGATCACTGCCTATCGCACCGGGGCAGCGTCAGCGCTCTCGGCAAAGTATCTCGCTCGTCCAGACTCAAAAACGCTGGGGATCATCGGTTGCGGTGTACAGGGGCGCACTCATACAGAAGCAATGACCACCTTGTTTCCGATCGAACGCGTTTATGCTTTTGACATTCTCCCTTCCGCCCAGGAAAAATTTATCGCTGAGATGCAGACAAAATTTCCCGAAATCGAGTTTGTGCCTGCCAAGCATCCCAAAGAGGTCGTCATCCAGTGCGAGATTGTTGTCACAGCTGGTCCAATCCTAAAGAATCCATCTCCGACGATTGAAAAAGACTGGCTACAACCAGGCGCCTTTGCCACTGCAGTGGATTTTGATTCTTATTGGAAAGGGGAAGCCCTGATACAGATAGATAAATTCACCACAGACGATTTAGCCCAAATGGAATACTATCGCACCATTGGGTACTTTAAAGAAACTCCTCAGCCGTATGCCGACCTTGGGGAAATTGTAGCCGGTAAAAAACCCGGTCGTCAATCCCCGACCGAACGTTCCATGGCCATGAATCTTGGATTAGCCATGGATGACATGGCGGTTGCGCCAACCATCTACCAAAGGGCGCTTGAAATGGGGCTGGGTGTGCGTTTGGCTTTATAG